In Cryptomeria japonica chromosome 10, Sugi_1.0, whole genome shotgun sequence, a genomic segment contains:
- the LOC131029829 gene encoding photosystem I reaction center subunit psaK, chloroplastic, whose protein sequence is MAAKAMLSTQAVSISSPRFHGVSTTNKLTRPQSLGALPSKSRKGMGGLSVRCDFIGSPTNLIMVTSTTLMLFAGRFGLAPSASRGASAGLKLQDRESGLQTGDPAGFTGTDTLACGAMGHIIGVGVVLGFKYLGVI, encoded by the exons ATGGCAGCAAAGGCAATGCTTTCAACCCAAGCTGTGTCCATTTCATCTCCTCGTTTCCATGGCGTCAGCACCACAAACAAACTCACAAGGCCACAGAGCTTG GGAGCTCTGCCCTCTAAGTCAAGGAAAGGCATGGGAGGCTTAAGTGTTCGCTGTGATTTCATTGGATCTCCAACTAATCTG ATAATGGTGACAAGTACAACACTGATGTTGTTTGCTGGAAGATTTGGGCTTGCTCCCTCTGCAAGCAGAGGGGCCTCAGCAGGGTTAAAACTGCAGGACAGAGAATCAGGGCTACAGACTGGAGACCCAGCAGGATTTACTGGCACAGACACCCTTGCCTGTGGTGCTATGGGCCATATCATTGGTGTAGGTGTTGTTCTTGGCTTCAAATATTTAGGGGTAATATAA